The proteins below are encoded in one region of Dryobates pubescens isolate bDryPub1 chromosome 27, bDryPub1.pri, whole genome shotgun sequence:
- the ASB15 gene encoding ankyrin repeat and SOCS box protein 15, translated as MDEREDLVEDLLTEYAIQLSIEESNEAKPPVSSSCNGSYVPPSEENRKIVTSIKQGQVFGLQELVKQKYALDEADERGWFPLHEAAAQPIQQILEVILDASYKTMWEYKTCDGETPLTLAAKAGFVDNVQTLLEKGVWPNTKNDKGETPLLIAVRNSSFEMVSTLLKHNCSIHQPCAKRWSAMHEAAKQGRKDIVALLLKNGGNVNLKDGYGVTPLGVAAEYGHCDVLEHLIHKGGDVQALADDGASILFEAAGGGNPDCIALLLEYGGSGNVPNKAGLLPIHKAAYEGHYLALKYLIAVTSQTAIQKSGLSPVHSAADGQNSQCLELLIENGFDVNTLMAEHISNGYDDERKTALYFAVSNNDILCTEILLKAGANPNKDPLNCLLVAVRAGNHEIVRLLLSYGANVNCYFMLVNDTHFPSAIQYALNDEVMLRLLLNHGYHVDMCFDCMHQDIFGNSFVWSTPEEDILPGWTSSVIKDNPFCDFIAVPWLKHLAGKVVRVFIDYMDYVPLCTKIKFVLETQKEWPEIRQILDNPRPLKHLCRLKIRKLLGLRRLQKLSSMKKFPLPPVLKNYILYKEYDLYGEGLRLE; from the exons atggatgAAAGAGAAGATTTAGTTGAAGATCTACTCACTGAGTATGCCATCCAGCTTAGCATTGAAGAGTCAAATGAGGCCAAACCACCAGTTTCTTCCAGCTGTAATGGCAG ttATGTGCCACCTAGTGAGGAAAATAGGAAAATTGTAACATCCATAAAGCAAG GTCAAGTATTTGGGCTCCAAGAACTTGTGAAACAGAAATATGCTCTGGATGAAGCTGATGAGAGAGGGTGGTTTCCACTGCatgaggctgcagctcagccaatTCAGCAAATACTTGAAGTCATTTTAGATG CATCTTATAAAACAATGTGGGAATACAAAACATGCGATGGAGAAACGCCGTTGACGCTGGCAGCAAAGGCTGGCTTTGTGGACAATGTACAAACCTTACTGGAAAAGGGTGTTTGGCCCAATACCAAAAACGACAAAGGAGAAACTCCACTTCTTATCG CTGTAAGAAACAGCTCTTTTGAAATGGTATCCACTCTGCTTAAACACAACTGTAGTATCCACCAGCCATGTGCAAAACGTTGGTCAGCAATGCACGAAGCGGCAAAACAGGGACGCAAAGATATTGTTGCCCTTCTTCTGAAGAATGGTGGAAATGTGAACCTGAAGGATGGATATGGAGTAACACCATTAGGTGTTGCCGCTGAATATGGTCACTGtgatgtgctggagcaccttATTCATAAGG GTGGAGATGTCCAGGCCTTAGCAGATGATGGCGCATCAATACTATttgaagcagctggaggaggtaaTCCAGACTGCATAGCCCTTCTTTTGGAGTATGGAGGAAGTGGCAACGTGCCAAATAAGGCAGGACTGCTTCCCATACACAAAGCAGCTTATGAGGGGCATTACCT GGCCCTGAAGTATCTCATTGCGGTCACCTCCCAAACTGCAATTCAGAAAAGTGGGTTGAGCCCTGTtcattcagcagcagatggtCAGAATTCACAGTGCTTAGAGCTGCTCATTGAAAATGGGTTTGATGTCAATACTCTGATGGCTGAACACATTTCAAATGGTTATGATGACGAAAGGAAAACCGCGCTGTATTTTGCTGTTTCTAACAATGACATACTTTGCACTGAAATACTGCTCAAAGCAGGGGCAAATCCAAACAAGGATCCTTTAAACTGTCTTCTCGTGGCAGTGAGGGCTGGCAACCATGAAATTGTAAGGCTGCTTCTCTCATACGGAGCAAATGTCAATTGCTATTTCATGTTGGTTAATGATACGCATTTTCCCAGTGCCATTCAGTATGCCTTGAATGATGAGGTGATGCTGAGGCTGTTGCTCAATCATGGATATCATGTGGACATGTGTTTTGACTGTATGCATCAAGATATCTTTGGAAATTCTTTTGTGTGGTCAACTCCAGAGGAAGATATTCTCCCCGGGTGGACTTCTTCCGTAATAAAGGATAATCCA ttctgtGACTTTATTGCTGTTCCTTGGTTGAAACATTTAGCAGGAAAAGTGGTTCGTGTTTTTATAGATTACATGGATTACGTCCCTCTGTGCACAAAAATTAAGTTTGTCttagaaacacagaaagaaTGGCCAGAGATACGTCAGATACTGG ATAACCCTCGCCCATTGAAACATCTGTGCCGTCTGAAGATACGTAAACTCTTGGGGCTAAGGAGACTCCAGAAACTGTCATCCATGAAGAAGTTTCCACTTCCACCGGTTCTCAAGAACTATATCCTGTACAAAGAATATGATCTGTATGGAGAAGGGCTACGTTTGGAGTAG
- the LMOD2 gene encoding leiomodin-2, which yields MSTFGYRRELSKYEDIDEDELLASLTEEELKELERELEDIEPDRNLPVGQRQKSLTEKTPTGTFSREALMAYWENETRKLLEKERLGACDKDSEQEDNNSEDIQEEYFTESNSEVSEEAYTEEEEDDEEEEEEENEDDSDDEDDEKQNAAASERPEHGKSSDHIRHRKCNGAKGGENLLNGHNGRDTDSTSLKGSAIHPCGNPTVIEEALEKVRSNDPDTTDVNLNNIENITSQMLIQFSQALRDNTVVKSFSLANTHADDSVAIAIAGMLKVNQYITSLNIESNFITGKGVLAIMRALQSNNVLTELRFHNQRHIMGSQVEMDIVKLLKENTTLVKLGYHFDLAGPRMSMTSILTRNMDKQRQKRMQEQRQQESGCDGAINPKTKVLQKGTPRSSPYVSPKSSPWSSPKLPKKVPPVKNQPSAPAPPPPPPPPPPPPPPPPPPPVIPEKKAPTRNIAEVIKQQESAKRALQNGQKKKKGKKSKKHENSILKEIKNSLRSVSDRKSEEGSQPSTRPSTPQRSLHDNLMEAIRASSIKQLRRVEVPEALR from the exons ATGTCTACCTTTGGCTACAGAAGAGAGCTCAGTAAATATGAAGACATTGATGAAGATGAGCTCCTTGCTTCTCTCACTgaagaggagctgaaggagctagAGCGAGAGCTGGAGGACATAGAGCCTGACCGTAATCTTCCGGTGGGTCAACGGCAGAAGAGTCTGACTGAGAAAACACCGACAGGGACATTCAGCCGGGAAGCACTAATGGCCTATTGGGAGAATGAGACCAGAAAACTCTTAGAAAAAGAGAGGTTGGGTGCATGTGACAAG GACTCTGAGCAAGAAGACAACAACTCAGAAGACATTCAAGAAGaatatttcacagaaagcaATAGCGAAGTATCTGAGGAGGCATatactgaagaggaggaggatgatgaagaagaagaggaggaggaaaatgaagATGACAGTGATGACGAGGATGATGAAAAGCAAAATGCTGCAGCCAGTGAAAGACCTGAGCATGGCAAAAGTTCTGACCACATCAGACACAGAAAGTGTAATGGTGCAAAGGGTGGTGAAAACTTACTCAATGGCCACAACGGAAGAGACACCGATAGTACGAGTTTAAAAGGCAGTGCCATTCACCCTTGTGGAAATCCAACAGTTATTGAGGAAGCTTTGGAAAAAGTTAGGAGCAATGACCCTGACACCACAGATGTCAATCTAAACAACATTGAAAACATCACTTCACAGATGCTTATACAATTTTCTCAAGCCCTGAGGGACAACACAGTGGTAAAGTCATTCAGCTTGGCTAACACCCATGCTGATGATAGCGTTGCGATAGCTATTGCTGGCATGTTAAAGGTAAATCAGTATATCACTAGTCTGAATATTGAGTCAAATTTTATCACAGGCAAAGGAGTGCTGGCCATCATGAGAGCTTTGCAGAGCAACAATGTTCTAACGGAACTGCGGTTCCACAATCAAAGACACATCATGGGCAGCCAGGTGGAAATGGACATAGTAAAACTGTTGAAAGAGAACACCACTCTGGTCAAGCTTGGATATCACTTTGACCTCGCTGGGCCAAGAATGAGCATGACAAGTATCCTGACAAGAAACATGGATAAACAAAGGCAAAAGCGGATGCAGGAGCAGCGGCAACAAGAGTCTGGTTGTGATGGAGCCATCAATCCAAAGACCAAAGTCTTGCAGAAAGGGACACCTCGGTCTTCACCTTATGTGTCTCCCAAGAGCTCACCTTGGTCCTCTCCAAAGCTCCCTAAGAAAGTACCGCCAGTGAAAAaccagccttcagctcctgcacccccacctccccctccacccccacctcctcctcctcctcctcctcctccccccccagttATTCCAGAGAAGAAGGCACCAACCAGGAATATAGCTGAAGTCATCAAACAGCAAGAAAGCGCAAAAAGAGCCTTACAGAatggacagaaaaagaaaaaaggcaaaaagagcaAAAAACATGAGAACAGCATattgaaagaaattaaaaattctCTAAGATCAGTCTCAGACAGAAAATCAGAGGAAGGTTCACAGCCCTCCACCCGTCCCTCCACCCCACAAAGGTCTCTCCATGACAACCTTATGGAAGCAATTCGGGCAAGCAGCATAAAGCAATTAAGGCGG GTGGAAGTGCCAGAAGCCCTTCGGTGA